Proteins co-encoded in one Rhopalosiphum maidis isolate BTI-1 chromosome 2, ASM367621v3, whole genome shotgun sequence genomic window:
- the LOC113552825 gene encoding heparan-sulfate 6-O-sulfotransferase 2 isoform X2 has protein sequence MAFTNVVEQSDCERLLKDIQMRRKIDHRITLRKLVMFFALLTLFGIIYFGYFCSDNRCSLSYNPKPAIYSEWTVMNLLSTNITDFKSAKDTGTGVSYNDMQSENQLRFDMNAHDVMVFLHIQKTGGTSFGRHLVQDLDLQRPCTCQRKRKLCYCFRPSRNENWLFSRYSTGWKCGLHADFTELTGCVDSELDKNEGKSIKRRDPVSRYLSEYKHVQRGATWRMSRHWCGGHPASLEELPKCYNGTFWTDVTLNSFADCPYNLAANRQTRMLADLSLIGCYNSSYMNQEERNRVMLASAKRNLLSIAFFGLTEFQKLNQYIFEETFNLRFAVTFTQHNTTLSAVYKSLLNAEELEKVKKINALDIELYNFAKHYLFRRFEKLRAKNSNFKERWAHLGQLPSQTAFDWEKEVETEAADNEVNYT, from the exons ATGGCCTTTACCAATGTAGTTGAACAGTCGGACTGCGAACGGTTGCTGAAAGACATTCAAATGAGAAGAAAAATAGACCATCGTATTACCCTAAGAAAACTGGTCATGTTCTTTGCATTGTTGACTTTATTCGGTATCatatattttggttatttttgttCAGACAACCGTTGTTCATTATCCTATAATCCCAAACCGGCCATTTATTCAGAATGGACAGTAATGAATCTTCTATCAACTAACATAACTG actttAAAAGTGCTAAAGACACAGGTACAGGAGTGAGTTACAATGATATGCAAAGTGAAAACCAATTACGTTTTGACATGAATGCACATGATGTTATGGTGTTTTTGCATATTCAGAAAACTGGTGGTACATCATTTGGACGTCATCTAGTTCAAGATTTAGACTTACAGCGCCCTTGTACATGTCAAAGAAAAAGAAAGTTATGCTATTGTTTTAGACCTAGTAGAAATGAAAATTGGCTTTTTAGTCGATATTCTACTGGTTGGAAATGTGGACTCCATGCAGATTTTACTGAATTAACTGGATGTGTTGATTCTGAACTTGACAAAAATGAAGGAAAATCTATTAAGCGAAg AGATCCAGTTAGTCGTTACCTTTCTGAATACAAACATGTACAAAGAGGAGCAACTTGGAGAATGTCTAGACATTGGTGTGGAGGGCATCCAGCATCTCTTGAAGAGTTGCCAAAATGTTATAATGGTACATTTTGGACAGATGTAACATTAAATTCGTTTGCGGATTGTCCATATAATTTAGCCGCCAATCG acaAACAAGAATGTTAGCAGATCTATCTCTGATTGGCTGTTATAATTCTTCATATATGAATCAAGAAGAACGGAACAGGGTCATGTTAGCAAGTGctaaaagaaatttattatcaattgcaTTTTTTGGACTCACTGAATTTCAAAAA ttaaatcaatacatatttgaagaaacatttaatttaagatttgcAGTAACATTTACACAACATAATACAACTCTATCTGctgtttataaatcattattaaatgctGAAGAGTTggaaaaagtgaaaaaaattaatgcattAGACATTGAATTGTACAAttttgcaaagcattatttatttcg acgatttgaaaaattgcgagcaaaaaactcaaattttaAAGAACGGTGGGCACATTTAGGCCAATTGCCAAGTCAAACTGCATTTGACTGGGAAAAAGAAGTAGAGACTGAAGCTGCTGACAACGAGGTAAATTATACGTAG
- the LOC113551241 gene encoding ankyrin repeat domain-containing protein 27-like: MDHCYDEDVLFNQFLISLCKSSAETFYQAVENGWPICVPREGSFSKNKYSEKDFNDHILIPSKCSDLKFITISGYDVSVNNHAVICQYENKTYTVDILFIETCYTEDNHSYKIICIDGPLNCATMLEDIIVITSVQDCLNFLYSKSNKLLLKDLRSLMDDFLLSNDYINMSIDDKKKSIENLYTKCLKKANYHTKKSNNFFQNNIKLAVEYYIQNKLYTVLMNNINVLVATEDAKLNKLIRNYSTAMIDLEVDQEVKSAIPNARCELSKLYMHKTIIGKFKCLKDTFLKLSNGHNNFTVDNILSALVHLVIHCKIPNWNAQIYFMKHFIISNIKDFDDNFYLTSLEAAIEHIKFHNFNLKLSTNFQDSNYGTFYNYICNGQYYKVKETLEYVKIQQSSSKCHPLCECDSCMKEVLKEPAVCVKYKDEQGLTPLHVAAFYGYPLIIELLLEYGSDINALDNFSLTPAHYAALRGQQNALLFLLHNKALMIGDNEGNTPLHLCCSNGHDLCVKALLYFMEFSDSKLNINVQNNQGDTPLHLSFKWGYSNVVQILIEQGGDPLVCNRRGQTCFDCAHNSKMIETFKINKKNNVERVRRSSVEITLQQKMIGKIITAISDGDIRLVQHYLGIDDENQNINTFIDINCSNYKGYTPLHVAAANGQTNILKMLIGYGADINSLTTSEQYTALHLAVKNKMSGVIDVLLDSEKCNINNQDNSGNSVLHYACTIGDANIITRLLEHGADLGIINKKFISALDILNKNPELRHLISIKKKNADIKIQKNI; this comes from the exons ATGGATCATTGCTATGACGaggatgttttatttaatcaatttttgataTCTCTTTGCAAATCATCTGCAGAAACATTTTATCAAGCTGTTGAAAATGGATGGCCTATATGTGTTCCTAGAGAAGGTTCCttctcgaaaaataaatattctgaaaaaGATTTTAATGATCACATTTTAATTCCTAGTAAGTGTTcagatttaaaattcattacaaTAAGTGGCTACGATGTTTCTGTAAACAACCATGCAGTTATATGTCAATATGAAAACAAGACTTACACTGTAGACATACTATTTATTGAAACATGCTATACAGAAGATAAtcacagttataaaataatatgtattgatgGCCCATTAAACTGTGCTACTATGTTAgaagatattattgtaataacatcCGTTCAAgactgtttaaattttttgtattccaaaagcaataaattgttattaaaagacTTAAGATCCTTAATggatgattttttattatccaatgactatattaatatgtctattgatgataagaaaaaatccattgaaaatttgtatactaaatgtttaaaaaaagcaaACTACCATACTAAAAAgtccaataatttttttcaaaacaatattaaacttgCAGTagagtattatatacaaaataaactgtatactgttttgatgaataatataaatgtcttAGTAGCAACCGAAGATGCCaagttaaataaacttatacgAAATTATTCTACTGCTATGATTGACTTAGAAGTGGACCAAGAAGTAAAATCTGCAATACCAAATGCCAGATGTGAATTATCCAAGTTGTATAtgcataaaactattattggaaagtttaaatgtttaaaagatacatttttaaaactgtctAATGGACATAACAACTTTACAGTGGATAATATTCTAAGTGCTTTAGTCCATTTAGTCATTCATTGTAAAATACCCAATTGGAAtgctcaaatatattttatgaaacattttattatcagcaatattaaagactttgatgataatttctatttaactTCATTGGAAGCAGCTATTGAACATATCAAATTTCacaattttaatcttaaactATCAACAAACTTCCAAGATTCAAATTAtggtactttttataattatatatgcaatGGACAGTACTACAAAGTTAAAGAAACCTTAGAATATGTGAAAATACAACAATCTAGCTCAAAATGTCATCCTCTATGTGAATGCGATTCTTGTATGAAAGAGGTATTAAAAGAACCGGCGGTTTGTGTAAAGTATAAAGATGAACAGGGCCTCACACCTCTTCATGTAGCAGCTTTTTATGGTTATCcacttattattgaattactcTTGGAGTATGGATCAGATATAAATGCTTTGGATAATTTTTCACTTACACCTGCCCATTATGCTGCACTTAGAGGACAACAGAatgcattattgtttttgttacatAATAAAGCATTGATGATCGGGGACAATGAAGGTAACACTCCTTTGCATTTGTGTTGTTCAAATGGTCATGATCTATGTGTCAAagcattgttatattttatggaattttcggactcaaaattaaatataaatgtacaaaacaATCAGGGAGACACACCTCTTCATTTAAGCTTTAAATGGGGTTATAGTAATGTAGTCCAAATATTGATTGAACAAGGTGGAGATCCATTAGTGTGCAATCGTAGAGGTCAAACTTGTTTTGATTGTGCTCACAATTCCAAAATGATagagacatttaaaattaataagaaaaataatgtcgAAAGAGTGAGAAGAAGTAGTGTTGAAATTACATTGCAGCAAAAAATGAttggaaaaattataactgCTATATCTGATGGTGACATACGTTTAGTGCAACACTATTTAGGCATTGATGATGAGAATCAAaacatcaatacatttatcgatATAAACTGTTCAAATTATAAAGGTTATACTCCTCTTCATGTTGCAGCAGCCAATGgccaaacaaatattttaaagatgttGATTGGATATGGAGCAGACATTAATTCATTGACAACTTCTGAACAATATACTGCATTACATTTGGCTGTAAAGAACAAAATGAGTGGAGTTATTGATGTTCTACTAGATTCtgaaaaatgcaatattaacAATCAGGATAATAGTGGTAATAGCGTATTGCACTATGCTTGTACAATTGGCGatgctaatattataactagacTACTTGAACATGGTGCTGACCTCGGAATAATTAACAAGAAATTTATAAGTGCtttggatattttaaacaaaaatccaGAATTaag gcacttgatttcaattaaaaaaaaaaacgctgatatcaaaatacaaaaaaacatttga
- the LOC113553208 gene encoding transmembrane and ubiquitin-like domain-containing protein 1 → MALVEGFGDEVIQFFGILFVVVLIVLLWMSTQVAEMQIFRGAVFILERRTRRRHHDATRTVSIISNPSNSEQSTTETVALNDGVQTNSTLSNDNPQNINDNPAAANIDVTKTEQFNESSQSNCTNDIANEPQIYEDSIRIRLKYLNDNCRLVQGRLQENIGVFKRRHFTNELTSNKIIRLIFQGKVLHDDEASLSSCGLHDNCVVHCLIHQPRPTANAQQTPDPVNHDTNEQPLPNTIRHGQRQPGPIQREWNLATLLSALITIIISLLWYARIQFYTFFSYTSTGTLGILTGIFLFTAFLTYLVDNEEQQHHRPQTGH, encoded by the exons aTGGCATTAGTGGAAGGATTTGGTGATGAAGTTATTCAGTTTTTTGGTATACTATTTGTTGTTGTGCTAATCGTATTGCTATGGATGTCCACACAAGTGGCCGAAATGCAAATATTTCGTGGTGCTGTTTTCATTTTAGAAAGGCGTACAAGAAGAAGACACCACGATGCTACGAGAACTGTGTCCATAATTTCTAATCCATCCAATA gtGAACAATCGACAACTGAAACAGTTGCATTAAATGATGGGGTTCAAACAAATTCTACTTTAAGCAATGACAAtcctcaaaatataaatgataatcctGCTGCTGCCAATATTGATGTAACCAAAACTGAACAGTTCAATGAATCTAGTCAAAGCAATTGTACCAATGATATTGCTAATGAACCGCAAATATATGAAGACTCTATAAGGATacgacttaaatatttaaatgacaacTGTCGTTTAGTTCAAGGCAGGTTACAAGAAAACATTGGTGTTTTCAAAAG gagaCATTTTACCAATGAGCtaacatcaaataaaattattcgtttGATATTTCAAGGAAAAGTATTACATGATGATGAAGCATCACTGAGTAGTTGTGGTCTTCATGATAACTGTGTTGTACACTGTCTTATACATCAGCCACGTCCTACTGCTAATGCTCAACAAACCCCTGATCCTGTAAACCATGATACTAATGAGCAACCACTACCAAATACGATACGTCATGGTCAGCGTCAACCTGGACCAATTCAACGTGAATGGAATTTGGCTACATTGTTATCTGCtttaatcacaataataatatcattactatGGTATGCCAGAATCcagttttacacatttttctcTTATACATCTACGGGTACACTGGGAATATTGACTGGAATTTTTTTGTTCACTGCCTTTCTCACTTATTTGGTGGACAATGAAGAACAACAACATCATCGACCGCAAACTGgacattaa
- the LOC113551440 gene encoding rRNA methyltransferase 2, mitochondrial isoform X3, with product MEKITCCKNWSFLKTFTRNHSSKEWLLRQKTDPYVEKAKIKSYRCRSAFKLLQMDDRFSILKPGQCVIDIGAAPGSWSQVAASKINSTSTNSEIPTGLLIGIDLQQMYPIKGVTLLGNSDFTSPKTWQKIKELLNGRSIDVVLSDMAPNASGVKHLDHDLIIKLAYSVVRFAVLNSNVGATCLIKILDGNQNSEIENTLLKFYSNVKFVKPEASRSDSAEKYLLARGFKGLKQS from the exons atggaaaaaattaCGTGTTGTAAAAACTGGTCATttctaaaaacatttacaagAAACCACAGTTCAAAAGAATGGCTATTGCGACAAAAAACTGATCCTTATGTAGAAAAAgccaaaataaaaagttatag atgTAGAAGTGCATTCAAACTATTGCAAATGGATGATAGATTTTCTATATTGAAACCAGGCCAGTGTGTAATAGATATTGGTGCAGCTCCGGGTAGCTGGTCACAAGTAGCTgcatctaaaattaattcaacttcTACta ATAGTGAAATTCCAACAGGCTTACTGATTGGTATTGATCTTCAACAAATGTATCCGATAAAAGGAGTGACATTATTAGGAAATTCTGATTTTACATCTCCTAAAACTTGGCAAAAgataaaagaattattaaatggTCGTTCTATAGATGTTGTTTTAAGTGATATGGCACCTAACGCTTCAGGAGTGAAACATTTAGATCatgatttaatcataaaattagcTTATTCAGTAGTTAG ATTTgctgttttaaattcaaatgttgGTGCAacgtgtttaattaaaattttagatggTAATCAAAATTCAGAGATTGAAAATACTTTGTTAAagttttattcaaatgtaaaatttgtaaaacctGAAGCCAGTCGATCAGATTCagcagaaaaatatttacttgctCGTGGATTTAAAGGACTTAAACAAAGTTAA
- the LOC113551440 gene encoding cilia- and flagella-associated protein 300 isoform X1 yields the protein MSTTYTFYHLSNKEPVGLCNKIVQGYLLKWSMKECLRINYYAFNQEFKSDDISQFALDFFRDNNVAKNLQSSFNQFSGSNVTRVQTESIPCTVTSMAFFDKLLDPNKGIVCCNGTGDDGNHTIHQCMEVFKNDIYISNKLKMMLFEDECDEYFLYSEDERAEFMFRLLQHFSIGGRWCQDDVVIEPYLDAIKYVYKDLLAVEKIPGSGIQVSSKMYQVVAFDSNDTVLFPKESKNSIPYSFAYLVVNPKSRTVALFFHNVGDTIYT from the exons ATGTCTacaacatatacattttatcatctTTCTAACAAAGAACCAGTTGGACTGTGTAATAAGATTGTTCAAGGATATCTTCTGAAATG GTCAATGAAGGAATGTTTacgcattaattattatgcgtTCAATCAAGAGTTTAAATCGGACGACATTAGCCAGTTTGCATtg gatTTTTTTCGAGATAACAATGTGGCAAAAAACTTGCAGTCAAGTTTCAACCAATTTTCAG gaAGCAATGTAACTAGAGTTCAGACCGAGTCCATTCCTTGCACTGTTACTTCGATGGCATTCTTCGACAAGCTCTTGGACCCGAACAAAGGCATCGTCTGCTGCAACGGCACTGGTGACGACGGTAATCATACAATACATCAGTGTATGGAAGTATTCAAAAACGacatatacatttcaaataaactaaaaatg ATGCTGTTTGAAGATGAATGCgacgaatattttttgtacagcGAAGATGAACGCGCAGAATTCATGTTTCGGCTGTTGCAGCATTTCTCTATCGGTGGCCGATGGTGTCAAGACGACGTAGTTATTGAACCGTACTTGGacgcaataaaatatgtttacaaagATTTACTGGC TGTCGAAAAAATTCCCGGGTCTGGAATACAAGTCTCGTCCAAGATGTACCAAGTTGTCGCTTTCGATTCTAATGACACAGTTTTATTTCCAAAAGAAAGCAAAAATTCTATACCGTATAGTTTCGCATATTTAGTTGTAAATCCTAAATCTCGGACTGTcgcattattttttcataatgtcGGCGACACAATTTatacttga
- the LOC113551440 gene encoding cilia- and flagella-associated protein 300 isoform X2: protein MKECLRINYYAFNQEFKSDDISQFALDFFRDNNVAKNLQSSFNQFSGSNVTRVQTESIPCTVTSMAFFDKLLDPNKGIVCCNGTGDDGNHTIHQCMEVFKNDIYISNKLKMMLFEDECDEYFLYSEDERAEFMFRLLQHFSIGGRWCQDDVVIEPYLDAIKYVYKDLLAVEKIPGSGIQVSSKMYQVVAFDSNDTVLFPKESKNSIPYSFAYLVVNPKSRTVALFFHNVGDTIYT from the exons ATGAAGGAATGTTTacgcattaattattatgcgtTCAATCAAGAGTTTAAATCGGACGACATTAGCCAGTTTGCATtg gatTTTTTTCGAGATAACAATGTGGCAAAAAACTTGCAGTCAAGTTTCAACCAATTTTCAG gaAGCAATGTAACTAGAGTTCAGACCGAGTCCATTCCTTGCACTGTTACTTCGATGGCATTCTTCGACAAGCTCTTGGACCCGAACAAAGGCATCGTCTGCTGCAACGGCACTGGTGACGACGGTAATCATACAATACATCAGTGTATGGAAGTATTCAAAAACGacatatacatttcaaataaactaaaaatg ATGCTGTTTGAAGATGAATGCgacgaatattttttgtacagcGAAGATGAACGCGCAGAATTCATGTTTCGGCTGTTGCAGCATTTCTCTATCGGTGGCCGATGGTGTCAAGACGACGTAGTTATTGAACCGTACTTGGacgcaataaaatatgtttacaaagATTTACTGGC TGTCGAAAAAATTCCCGGGTCTGGAATACAAGTCTCGTCCAAGATGTACCAAGTTGTCGCTTTCGATTCTAATGACACAGTTTTATTTCCAAAAGAAAGCAAAAATTCTATACCGTATAGTTTCGCATATTTAGTTGTAAATCCTAAATCTCGGACTGTcgcattattttttcataatgtcGGCGACACAATTTatacttga
- the LOC113553493 gene encoding SPRY domain-containing protein 7: MAIVLSCFKRCFDGIKYTEHTSFPLINPICLDTSRMGNEVVIVKNGTRICGSGGVLCTAPIVQNKCYFEVKVQQSGIWGVGLALNDVDLCKAPGGHDQYSWVLCNDGAQRHNQQVLKAIDNTIEEGDIIGIYYDHVELNYSINGQPVNEPITGIRGTVFPALFVDDGAILDIVLERFSYPPSNGYDKIMLEQSIL; encoded by the exons ATGGCAATTGTGCTGTCATGTTTCAAAAGATGCTTCGATGGCATCAAGTACACAGAACATACATCCTTTCCACTAATCAACCCTATATGTTTGGATACCAGCCGAATGG GTAATGAAGTAGTGATCGTGAAAAATGGTACTAGAATATGCGGTAGTGGCGGTGTTTTGTGTACTGCACCAATAgtgcaaaataaatgttacttTGAAGTAAAAGTACAACAATCTG GAATCTGGGGAGTAGGTTTAGCTCTGAATGATGTAGATCTGTGTAAAGCACCTGGTGGTCATGATCAATACTCGTGGGTATTGTGCAATGATGGAGCACAACGACATAACCAGCAAGTATTAAAAGCTATAGATAATACTATTGAAGAAGgtgatattatt ggtatTTACTATGACCatgttgaattaaattattcaattaatggCCAACCAGTTAATGAACCGATTACAGGAATAAGAGGAACTGTATTTCCAGCTTTATTTG tGGATGATGGTGCAATATTAGACATTGTGTTGGAAAGATTTTCATACCCGCCATCTAATGGTTATGATAAAATCATGTTAGAACAATCTAtactttaa
- the LOC113552825 gene encoding heparan-sulfate 6-O-sulfotransferase 2 isoform X1 codes for MAFTNVVEQSDCERLLKDIQMRRKIDHRITLRKLVMFFALLTLFGIIYFGYFCSDNRCSLSYNPKPAIYSEWTVMNLLSTNITDFKSAKDTGTGVSYNDMQSENQLRFDMNAHDVMVFLHIQKTGGTSFGRHLVQDLDLQRPCTCQRKRKLCYCFRPSRNENWLFSRYSTGWKCGLHADFTELTGCVDSELDKNEGKSIKRRYFYLTLLRDPVSRYLSEYKHVQRGATWRMSRHWCGGHPASLEELPKCYNGTFWTDVTLNSFADCPYNLAANRQTRMLADLSLIGCYNSSYMNQEERNRVMLASAKRNLLSIAFFGLTEFQKLNQYIFEETFNLRFAVTFTQHNTTLSAVYKSLLNAEELEKVKKINALDIELYNFAKHYLFRRFEKLRAKNSNFKERWAHLGQLPSQTAFDWEKEVETEAADNEVNYT; via the exons ATGGCCTTTACCAATGTAGTTGAACAGTCGGACTGCGAACGGTTGCTGAAAGACATTCAAATGAGAAGAAAAATAGACCATCGTATTACCCTAAGAAAACTGGTCATGTTCTTTGCATTGTTGACTTTATTCGGTATCatatattttggttatttttgttCAGACAACCGTTGTTCATTATCCTATAATCCCAAACCGGCCATTTATTCAGAATGGACAGTAATGAATCTTCTATCAACTAACATAACTG actttAAAAGTGCTAAAGACACAGGTACAGGAGTGAGTTACAATGATATGCAAAGTGAAAACCAATTACGTTTTGACATGAATGCACATGATGTTATGGTGTTTTTGCATATTCAGAAAACTGGTGGTACATCATTTGGACGTCATCTAGTTCAAGATTTAGACTTACAGCGCCCTTGTACATGTCAAAGAAAAAGAAAGTTATGCTATTGTTTTAGACCTAGTAGAAATGAAAATTGGCTTTTTAGTCGATATTCTACTGGTTGGAAATGTGGACTCCATGCAGATTTTACTGAATTAACTGGATGTGTTGATTCTGAACTTGACAAAAATGAAGGAAAATCTATTAAGCGAAg ATATTTCTATCTTACTTTATTAAGAGATCCAGTTAGTCGTTACCTTTCTGAATACAAACATGTACAAAGAGGAGCAACTTGGAGAATGTCTAGACATTGGTGTGGAGGGCATCCAGCATCTCTTGAAGAGTTGCCAAAATGTTATAATGGTACATTTTGGACAGATGTAACATTAAATTCGTTTGCGGATTGTCCATATAATTTAGCCGCCAATCG acaAACAAGAATGTTAGCAGATCTATCTCTGATTGGCTGTTATAATTCTTCATATATGAATCAAGAAGAACGGAACAGGGTCATGTTAGCAAGTGctaaaagaaatttattatcaattgcaTTTTTTGGACTCACTGAATTTCAAAAA ttaaatcaatacatatttgaagaaacatttaatttaagatttgcAGTAACATTTACACAACATAATACAACTCTATCTGctgtttataaatcattattaaatgctGAAGAGTTggaaaaagtgaaaaaaattaatgcattAGACATTGAATTGTACAAttttgcaaagcattatttatttcg acgatttgaaaaattgcgagcaaaaaactcaaattttaAAGAACGGTGGGCACATTTAGGCCAATTGCCAAGTCAAACTGCATTTGACTGGGAAAAAGAAGTAGAGACTGAAGCTGCTGACAACGAGGTAAATTATACGTAG